The following are encoded together in the Bacteroidales bacterium MB20-C3-3 genome:
- a CDS encoding TlpA disulfide reductase family protein, translated as MRNILICAFILIHSLCSGDGIIKGEINISGTALNYSDSSMLILTNVDTHKHIDTAYIINNSFNFNAPKSEPTGYGIFFRMENQPRDEFLFFWKENVDISINGIKGEMKYANVEGGIVQSQQNSYNKIIKPLSLHFDSINAIINSGDVKDAEKINSLNLLLDTIIDERVVLGAKYIMENPNAFLSASLLADFTPLLLKDEIKSLYENLSPKIKESANAIAVSNFLKISKDVKIGDIADDFELPDLNGNNVGLKDFKGKFVLLEFWASGCGPCRMENKNLLANYKLYNSKGFEIISISNEKNKKDWANATKKDSIIWASVLGDTEVAAKYNVKFIPSNFLIDPTGKIIAINIQGDQLGEKLKDIFGE; from the coding sequence ATGAGAAACATACTGATTTGTGCATTCATTTTAATCCATTCTCTATGTTCAGGTGATGGCATTATAAAAGGGGAAATTAATATTTCCGGAACGGCCTTAAATTATTCAGATAGTTCAATGTTAATTCTGACCAATGTAGATACTCATAAGCACATTGACACTGCCTATATTATAAACAACAGTTTCAATTTTAATGCTCCTAAATCTGAACCTACTGGTTATGGAATTTTTTTCAGAATGGAAAACCAGCCTCGAGATGAGTTCTTATTTTTCTGGAAAGAAAATGTTGACATTTCAATTAATGGAATTAAAGGCGAGATGAAATATGCAAATGTTGAGGGTGGAATAGTACAGAGTCAACAAAATAGCTATAACAAAATCATAAAACCATTAAGTCTGCATTTCGATAGTATAAATGCAATCATTAATTCCGGTGATGTAAAAGATGCAGAAAAAATAAACTCTCTGAATTTACTATTAGATACTATAATAGATGAAAGAGTTGTCTTGGGAGCTAAATATATAATGGAAAATCCCAACGCTTTTTTAAGTGCATCCCTACTAGCCGATTTTACACCTTTACTTCTAAAGGACGAAATAAAATCACTTTACGAAAATTTGTCTCCAAAAATCAAAGAGTCTGCTAATGCAATAGCTGTTTCTAATTTTTTAAAAATTAGTAAAGATGTAAAAATAGGTGACATTGCCGACGATTTTGAACTACCAGACTTAAATGGCAACAATGTTGGGTTGAAAGACTTTAAAGGTAAGTTTGTTTTACTAGAATTCTGGGCATCAGGTTGTGGTCCTTGTAGAATGGAAAATAAAAACTTATTGGCAAACTATAAACTTTATAATAGTAAGGGATTTGAAATAATTAGTATTTCCAACGAAAAAAATAAAAAAGATTGGGCTAATGCAACAAAGAAAGATTCCATAATTTGGGCATCTGTGCTTGGGGATACGGAGGTAGCAGCCAAATACAATGTTAAATTTATCCCGTCAAATTTTCTAATAGATCCAACTGGAAAAATTATAGCAATAAATATACAGGGAGACCAATTAGGAGAAAAACTAAAGGACATATTCGGTGAATAA
- a CDS encoding aminoglycoside 6-adenylyltransferase, with product MTQLQMINKTKSIAQQDENVSAVFMYGSFTKNEGDKYSDIEFYIFLKTKENFSAEEWVNQVYPVALYFINEYGSEVAIFENMIRGEFHFLKTDEIKIIKSWEGIVAFSDFDQMNLIDKDGLLTETLNQIKVKFPDRTTDENILWLSQSLLNVLLTTNNLIKREEFAHAHQSLTTVQKYLLWLIRTVTNKTQHWESPTKSLEKDIDQDWYSEFILTTSDLNPKNINTAFQNSLKISEKLFDKLNVGLKLKEILKRIE from the coding sequence ATGACACAGTTACAAATGATTAACAAAACCAAATCAATAGCTCAACAAGACGAAAATGTTTCCGCAGTTTTTATGTACGGTTCATTTACTAAAAATGAAGGTGACAAATATTCTGACATCGAATTTTACATCTTTCTAAAAACCAAAGAAAACTTTTCGGCTGAAGAATGGGTAAACCAAGTTTATCCTGTCGCTTTATATTTCATTAATGAATACGGAAGTGAAGTCGCTATTTTTGAGAATATGATTAGAGGCGAATTTCATTTTTTAAAAACAGACGAAATAAAAATCATTAAATCGTGGGAAGGAATTGTTGCGTTCAGTGATTTTGACCAAATGAATTTAATTGACAAAGACGGACTTTTAACGGAAACGCTAAATCAAATCAAAGTAAAATTCCCTGATAGAACCACAGACGAAAATATTTTGTGGCTAAGCCAATCATTACTGAATGTTTTGCTGACAACGAACAATTTAATCAAAAGAGAAGAATTTGCCCACGCCCACCAAAGCTTGACGACTGTTCAAAAATACTTACTTTGGCTCATCAGAACAGTAACAAATAAAACTCAACATTGGGAAAGCCCGACGAAAAGTTTGGAAAAAGATATTGACCAAGATTGGTATTCAGAATTTATACTTACAACATCTGATTTAAACCCTAAAAACATAAATACAGCCTTTCAAAATTCATTGAAAATATCTGAAAAGCTGTTTGACAAACTAAATGTTGGACTAAAACTCAAAGAAATATTAAAAAGAATTGAATAA
- a CDS encoding DUF262 domain-containing protein, producing the protein MKDFFTLQEIADWQLHNDKSQVELPSIQRGFVWKSKQVEDLWDSILRGYPIGSFLFSKSAEKLYLMDGQQRSTSIFLGHFNPYNPIDATKAWAIKGELPVLWIDIKPDTKPNSSKYLFRLTTRSHPWGYQATNNESKLNVSDRRKALEFFQEHPNNNGGYTSFKNSTVFPFDCNYPIPVCFFIESENVEEVISKCESFLPEYLSTKRGGFKDRSEFIISLKTDLTIEIKNVFNDIERVKNTVIKSNIIEDRVLNEENESDNPTLFVRINSAGTTLTGDDLIYSIYKASFPDAKNLIENIGLNFISPTQVLSLVSRIVSSELDNNIYTKKLNVRDFQRKIKNDDFKNRLKDLIQSREIEKLFEQSISILSCKDNQLFEGEIPPIIIKQFIKRNQELYLFFLYWLHIGKVQQLDDNLKLKIVSKLICFSWFGFDNLTRLWSENITNKDFWREPLNKLIWWEGADGIHFLLPPSLLRKYYEQEEVVNMFRTNNEHKWGLYPNGVGEEIISFYKSVKKEEFDLNKSNEFFWKFIGKIQYNKQMILFAQRHYINSTFKDFNQLDEIEDTNVPWDWDHIYPSEWVYRKVYCSQSIKDWNNTNGNFRAISLEHNRSRSNQQSPKDISNAEEREYSFIKDNDWTYWTNIDNRIWDDKIENHFKAIITRTINIYECFWNELKINELIEQ; encoded by the coding sequence ATGAAAGACTTTTTTACTCTTCAAGAGATAGCGGACTGGCAACTACATAATGACAAGTCTCAAGTTGAATTACCTTCTATTCAAAGAGGTTTTGTTTGGAAATCGAAGCAGGTTGAAGATTTGTGGGACTCCATTTTAAGAGGATATCCCATCGGTTCATTTCTTTTTTCCAAAAGTGCTGAAAAATTATACCTAATGGATGGACAACAACGGTCTACATCCATCTTTTTAGGTCATTTCAATCCGTACAACCCAATTGATGCGACAAAAGCGTGGGCAATTAAAGGAGAACTTCCAGTATTGTGGATTGACATTAAACCCGATACAAAACCAAATTCGAGTAAATATCTATTTCGGTTGACAACACGTTCTCATCCTTGGGGCTATCAGGCAACAAATAACGAATCCAAACTCAATGTATCCGACAGACGAAAAGCTTTAGAATTTTTTCAAGAACACCCAAACAACAATGGTGGATATACGTCATTTAAAAACTCAACAGTATTTCCATTTGATTGTAATTATCCAATACCCGTTTGTTTTTTCATTGAATCGGAAAATGTTGAAGAAGTAATATCAAAATGTGAATCATTTCTTCCTGAATATCTCTCTACCAAGAGAGGTGGTTTTAAAGACAGGTCTGAGTTTATAATCTCATTAAAAACAGACTTAACAATTGAAATAAAAAATGTATTCAATGACATTGAACGTGTAAAAAATACCGTTATAAAGTCAAACATAATTGAAGACCGTGTTTTAAATGAGGAAAATGAATCAGATAATCCTACACTTTTTGTTAGAATTAATTCAGCCGGTACAACTCTTACTGGCGATGACTTAATTTATTCAATTTATAAAGCATCGTTTCCCGATGCAAAAAACCTAATTGAAAATATTGGGCTAAACTTTATTTCTCCAACGCAAGTTCTTTCTCTAGTTTCAAGGATAGTTTCCTCCGAATTAGACAATAATATCTACACTAAAAAACTGAATGTTAGAGATTTTCAAAGAAAAATCAAAAACGATGACTTCAAAAATCGACTTAAGGATTTAATCCAATCAAGAGAAATCGAAAAATTATTTGAACAATCTATTTCAATACTTTCTTGCAAAGACAACCAATTATTCGAAGGTGAAATACCGCCAATCATAATCAAGCAGTTTATTAAAAGGAATCAAGAATTGTATCTTTTTTTCCTGTATTGGCTCCATATTGGTAAAGTTCAGCAATTAGATGATAATCTAAAATTGAAAATTGTTTCAAAACTAATTTGCTTTTCTTGGTTTGGCTTTGACAATTTGACTAGGTTATGGTCAGAGAATATTACAAACAAAGATTTTTGGCGTGAACCACTTAACAAATTGATATGGTGGGAAGGGGCTGATGGTATTCATTTTTTACTTCCGCCTAGTTTGTTGAGAAAATATTACGAACAGGAGGAAGTTGTAAATATGTTCAGAACCAACAATGAGCATAAATGGGGTTTATACCCAAATGGCGTTGGTGAAGAAATCATCTCTTTTTACAAATCAGTTAAAAAAGAAGAATTTGACCTTAATAAGTCAAATGAGTTCTTTTGGAAGTTCATTGGAAAAATTCAATATAACAAGCAAATGATTCTATTTGCTCAACGTCATTACATAAACTCGACATTTAAAGACTTCAATCAACTAGACGAGATTGAAGACACCAATGTCCCTTGGGATTGGGATCATATCTACCCAAGTGAATGGGTGTATAGAAAGGTGTATTGTAGTCAAAGTATAAAAGATTGGAACAATACAAACGGTAATTTTAGAGCAATTTCATTAGAACATAATAGAAGCAGAAGTAATCAACAATCACCAAAAGACATATCTAATGCAGAAGAACGAGAATATTCATTTATTAAAGATAATGACTGGACATATTGGACAAACATTGACAACAGAATCTGGGACGATAAAATTGAAAATCATTTTAAAGCAATAATAACAAGGACAATAAATATTTATGAGTGCTTTTGGAATGAGTTAAAAATAAATGAACTTATTGAGCAATGA
- a CDS encoding helix-turn-helix transcriptional regulator, translating into MTLGQKIRELREQAGLKQRELAYQLGIGEGFLSKVENDQKPLKREDLTKLNELFKTPIEELESLWLANKVYSIVRDEETALSALKVAEEQITYNTLKNGK; encoded by the coding sequence ATGACACTTGGGCAAAAAATAAGAGAATTAAGGGAGCAAGCTGGACTCAAGCAGAGAGAATTAGCTTATCAACTCGGTATTGGAGAAGGCTTTCTAAGTAAAGTCGAGAATGACCAGAAACCCTTAAAAAGAGAAGATTTAACTAAGTTAAATGAACTTTTTAAAACACCAATTGAAGAATTGGAATCATTGTGGCTAGCTAACAAAGTTTATTCTATTGTTCGAGACGAAGAAACCGCATTATCAGCATTAAAAGTTGCTGAAGAACAAATAACTTACAACACTTTAAAGAATGGAAAATAA
- a CDS encoding integrase core domain-containing protein yields MFTAEGITISMDGRGRALDNIYIERFWRTIKQEYIYIWPAEDGSTLVKGIKEYMNYYNNQRTHQSLDRKTPYDWYEFAA; encoded by the coding sequence ATGTTTACAGCCGAAGGAATCACAATTAGCATGGATGGCAGAGGCAGGGCTCTTGATAACATTTATATAGAAAGATTTTGGAGAACAATTAAACAAGAGTACATTTACATTTGGCCGGCTGAGGATGGAAGCACACTTGTAAAGGGCATAAAGGAGTACATGAACTACTACAATAATCAAAGAACTCACCAAAGTCTTGATAGAAAAACACCTTATGACTGGTATGAATTTGCAGCATAG
- a CDS encoding ATP-binding protein has product MSEEVTEINQDKEIPVRFKPRARLLIQLGDQLIKNESIALVELVKNSYDADANIVNIYMENVDDPDNGVIIIEDDGYGMSPEIVENVWLEPGSDFKTQKIKNLEVSPKYERLPIGEKGIGRFGVHKLGNIIEMTTKSKNDKEVFVRIDWTDFENYKYLEDVPITIITREKPTLFKDGKTGTNILISKLRKKWERGIAREVKRSITALASPFEQNDSFKPSFGILDKPGWFEGLLNWQDVKEYSLYRFKVTLDGSEITKFEYEFTPWSSMTKLFPRTISESDSIVETFRTIKYIQGEKEGQKLDLSAHKIGEIIFEGYVFDRDSFVMKLGVSDKSGFKKYLDKNCGVKVFRDKLRVYDYGEPENDWLGLDLRRVNQPAKKLSNNILLGSVSINRKDSSDLIEKTNREGFIENEAYEAFRNSILHTIEIIETLRYQDKLKLREKYGPTPKSAPVMSTLAEAKRYVEDKVKETPVQQQIIKYFNKIESDYKTISENLLKAAGAGLSMSVVVHEVEKIIYEVEKVLESEKASERVLSLVKHLSSLIDGYAEIIRKSSQTSENIVAIIDQSLFNTEYRLKSHRVEIIKDYKNYRGQQKIKIARNLLIGSIMNIIDNAIYWLDQKEFNALEKKEDFQKKIYINIIEEENFINLLIADNGTGFIIPTDNIVEPFVSAKPGGMGLGLHIANEILEAQKGRLIFPEIGDFEIPEEFKNGATIVFAFKK; this is encoded by the coding sequence ATGTCAGAAGAAGTAACGGAAATAAATCAAGACAAAGAAATTCCAGTTAGGTTTAAGCCTAGAGCTAGGCTACTTATTCAGTTGGGAGATCAATTGATTAAAAATGAGAGCATTGCCTTAGTTGAGTTAGTCAAAAATTCATATGATGCTGATGCTAATATCGTAAACATCTATATGGAGAATGTAGATGACCCTGACAACGGAGTAATCATCATTGAGGATGATGGTTATGGTATGAGTCCTGAAATTGTTGAGAATGTTTGGTTAGAGCCAGGAAGTGATTTTAAAACACAAAAAATCAAAAATTTAGAGGTTTCCCCTAAATATGAAAGATTACCAATTGGTGAAAAGGGAATTGGTAGGTTTGGAGTTCATAAATTGGGTAACATCATTGAAATGACGACCAAGTCAAAAAATGACAAAGAGGTATTTGTCAGAATTGATTGGACGGATTTTGAAAATTATAAATATCTGGAAGATGTTCCGATTACAATAATCACAAGAGAGAAACCAACTTTATTCAAAGATGGAAAAACAGGAACAAACATTTTAATTTCTAAACTCAGAAAAAAATGGGAAAGAGGAATCGCAAGAGAAGTGAAACGCTCAATAACTGCTCTTGCTTCACCTTTTGAACAAAACGATTCTTTTAAACCATCTTTTGGTATTTTAGACAAACCCGGTTGGTTTGAAGGGTTATTGAATTGGCAAGATGTAAAAGAATATTCTTTATACAGATTTAAAGTAACACTTGATGGTAGCGAAATAACAAAATTCGAGTACGAGTTTACTCCTTGGTCATCAATGACAAAACTATTTCCCCGAACAATTTCCGAGAGCGATTCAATTGTAGAAACATTCAGGACAATCAAATACATCCAAGGTGAAAAGGAAGGACAAAAGTTGGATTTATCAGCTCACAAAATTGGAGAAATCATTTTTGAAGGTTATGTATTTGATAGAGATTCATTCGTGATGAAACTTGGTGTTTCTGATAAATCAGGCTTTAAAAAATATCTTGACAAAAATTGTGGCGTTAAGGTTTTTCGAGACAAACTAAGGGTTTATGATTATGGAGAACCAGAAAATGATTGGTTAGGTTTAGATTTGAGACGAGTTAATCAACCTGCTAAAAAATTAAGTAATAATATATTGCTTGGTTCTGTTTCAATCAATAGAAAGGATAGTTCAGACTTGATTGAAAAAACTAACCGAGAAGGATTTATTGAAAACGAGGCGTATGAAGCATTTCGAAATTCAATTTTACATACTATTGAGATTATAGAAACACTAAGATATCAGGACAAATTAAAACTTAGAGAAAAATATGGTCCTACTCCCAAATCTGCTCCTGTTATGTCCACATTGGCAGAAGCAAAAAGATATGTAGAAGACAAAGTAAAAGAAACACCTGTTCAACAACAAATAATTAAATATTTCAATAAAATAGAATCTGATTATAAAACTATTAGTGAAAACCTGTTAAAAGCGGCAGGTGCTGGACTTAGTATGTCCGTTGTAGTTCACGAGGTTGAAAAAATCATTTATGAAGTTGAAAAAGTATTGGAGTCAGAAAAAGCATCTGAAAGAGTTTTAAGCCTTGTCAAACACCTCTCATCTTTAATAGATGGTTATGCTGAAATAATTCGTAAGTCTAGCCAAACTTCTGAAAACATAGTTGCGATAATTGACCAATCTTTATTTAATACCGAGTATAGACTTAAATCACATAGGGTTGAAATAATAAAAGACTACAAGAATTATAGAGGCCAACAAAAAATAAAAATTGCACGAAACCTTTTAATTGGTAGCATTATGAATATAATTGATAATGCAATTTATTGGTTAGACCAAAAGGAATTTAATGCTTTAGAAAAGAAGGAAGATTTTCAAAAAAAGATTTATATCAACATTATTGAGGAAGAAAATTTCATCAATTTACTCATAGCCGACAATGGCACTGGGTTCATAATCCCGACTGATAATATTGTTGAACCATTTGTTTCTGCTAAGCCTGGTGGAATGGGATTAGGTTTACATATAGCCAATGAAATTTTAGAAGCTCAAAAAGGCAGATTGATATTTCCTGAAATAGGTGATTTTGAAATTCCAGAAGAATTTAAGAACGGAGCAACAATTGTTTTTGCATTTAAAAAGTAA
- the dcm gene encoding DNA (cytosine-5-)-methyltransferase yields the protein MEKLNFIDLFAGASGMSEGFIKAGFNPISHIEMGKDACDSIKTRAVYHYLTKEGNEKNYIDYLKGNISREELYGQVPKEVLDSVLNIEITDDSIKGIFSKIDTLLKGEKVDLIIGGPPCQAYSLLGRHQENIENDPRNKLYIQYGRFLKQYDPKAFVFENVPGLLSANKGQHFKNLKAYFRKLGYEVYHDTLDASDYGVLQARKRIIIVGWKKDIDFGFPEIEKTNKAFVVNDIFRDLPKLKPGEARQIANYTVEKNEYLEKFELRKGVDFVTQHISRPHNERDLEIYKTAINKWNKNNERLKYPDLPTELKSHKNETSFIDRYKVVNGNGVSHTVVAHIAKDGHYYIHPDVKQCRSISVREAARLQSFPDDFYFEGSRSAAFKQIGNAVPPLMAYAIAKSINELLCQKK from the coding sequence ATGGAAAAACTTAACTTCATAGATTTATTTGCGGGTGCGTCTGGAATGTCAGAAGGCTTTATTAAAGCTGGATTTAATCCTATTTCACATATCGAAATGGGCAAAGATGCTTGTGATTCAATTAAAACAAGAGCAGTATATCATTATCTGACAAAGGAAGGAAATGAAAAAAATTACATTGACTATCTAAAAGGTAATATTTCACGGGAAGAATTATATGGACAAGTGCCAAAAGAAGTATTAGATTCAGTATTGAATATAGAAATTACAGATGATTCAATAAAAGGCATTTTTTCGAAGATAGATACACTTCTAAAAGGCGAAAAAGTGGATTTAATTATTGGCGGGCCTCCTTGCCAAGCCTATTCATTACTTGGTCGTCATCAAGAGAATATCGAAAATGACCCTAGGAATAAATTATATATTCAATATGGAAGGTTTCTAAAACAGTATGACCCTAAAGCATTTGTTTTTGAGAATGTACCTGGTTTATTAAGTGCTAATAAAGGGCAGCATTTTAAAAATCTTAAAGCATATTTTAGAAAATTGGGCTATGAGGTTTATCACGACACTTTGGACGCATCAGATTATGGTGTTTTGCAAGCGAGAAAGAGAATAATAATTGTTGGGTGGAAGAAGGATATAGACTTCGGTTTTCCAGAAATTGAAAAAACTAATAAAGCATTTGTTGTAAACGACATTTTCAGAGATTTACCTAAGTTAAAACCTGGAGAAGCAAGACAGATTGCTAACTATACAGTTGAAAAAAATGAGTATCTAGAAAAATTTGAACTAAGAAAAGGTGTTGACTTTGTAACACAGCACATTTCTCGACCTCACAACGAAAGAGATTTGGAAATATATAAAACAGCAATCAATAAATGGAATAAAAACAACGAACGTTTAAAATATCCTGATTTACCTACTGAATTAAAATCACATAAAAATGAAACATCCTTTATTGATAGGTATAAAGTAGTAAATGGAAATGGTGTTTCTCATACTGTCGTTGCACATATAGCGAAAGATGGTCATTACTATATTCATCCTGACGTGAAGCAATGTCGTTCAATTTCAGTTCGAGAAGCGGCTAGACTACAGTCATTTCCAGACGACTTCTACTTCGAAGGTTCACGTTCGGCTGCATTTAAGCAAATAGGTAATGCAGTTCCGCCACTAATGGCTTATGCTATTGCAAAATCAATAAATGAATTACTATGTCAGAAGAAGTAA
- a CDS encoding helix-turn-helix transcriptional regulator, which translates to MTFLGKYLTDKSINKAEVSRKTGIRKSRLSQLSTKENTNLKAEELYLIAKAIDADANEILERIYGHLKLNK; encoded by the coding sequence ATGACTTTTCTTGGTAAGTATCTTACAGACAAATCAATAAATAAAGCTGAGGTTTCTAGAAAGACTGGTATTAGAAAGTCTAGACTTAGTCAACTAAGCACTAAGGAAAATACTAATCTAAAAGCAGAAGAATTATACCTTATTGCCAAAGCAATTGATGCAGACGCGAACGAAATTCTAGAGCGAATTTACGGACATTTAAAATTGAATAAATAA
- a CDS encoding Fic/DOC family N-terminal domain-containing protein yields the protein MNFDSAVQYHYDKFPPLKLDYSQIINPLLEATDALARYDQMLKNMHNSEILLAPLRNQEAVISSRMEGTISTMDEILKFEADNETDTEEAKNVRSDVFETILYQRALRNAQKAIIDGYPLSQHLVKTIHQQLLSFGRGAQKSPGQFKIEQNYLADKIKQKVLFVPISPEKLTDGLERLFDYINNSNDPILVKTALMHLEFEALHPFQDGNGRIGRMLITLLLWSTKTISEPHFYISGYMEENKDEYIDLMRTVSETNDWEKWCVFFFNAIEKQAVRNLEIAENIKSLYEEMKHIFSDTLSSKWSVNALDYIFTNPIFRNNRFTSNSGIPGPTASRFTRMLLEKELIRTIEEASGRRPALYAFEPLLKLVRV from the coding sequence ATGAATTTTGATAGTGCTGTACAATATCATTATGATAAATTTCCTCCTTTAAAGCTTGATTACAGTCAAATTATAAATCCGCTTTTAGAAGCCACAGATGCTTTAGCTAGGTATGACCAGATGCTAAAGAATATGCATAATAGCGAGATTTTGCTCGCTCCATTAAGAAATCAGGAGGCAGTAATTTCATCCCGAATGGAAGGTACTATTAGTACAATGGATGAAATATTGAAGTTTGAGGCAGATAATGAAACTGACACTGAGGAAGCTAAGAATGTGAGATCTGATGTATTTGAAACGATATTATATCAAAGAGCTCTAAGAAATGCTCAGAAAGCAATAATTGATGGGTACCCACTGTCACAACATTTAGTAAAAACTATACATCAGCAATTACTTTCATTTGGAAGAGGTGCTCAAAAATCCCCTGGTCAATTTAAAATTGAACAAAATTACCTGGCCGATAAGATTAAACAGAAAGTCTTATTCGTTCCAATCAGTCCTGAAAAACTGACTGATGGATTAGAGAGACTATTTGACTATATCAATAATAGTAACGATCCAATATTAGTCAAGACAGCTTTGATGCATTTGGAATTTGAAGCACTCCATCCTTTTCAAGATGGTAATGGGAGGATAGGAAGAATGTTAATAACTCTACTCCTTTGGTCTACAAAAACAATCTCAGAACCTCACTTTTATATAAGTGGATACATGGAAGAAAATAAGGATGAATATATAGATTTAATGAGAACTGTTTCAGAAACTAATGATTGGGAAAAATGGTGTGTTTTCTTTTTTAATGCAATTGAAAAGCAGGCGGTTAGGAATCTGGAGATAGCCGAAAATATTAAAAGTTTATATGAAGAAATGAAACATATATTTTCTGACACATTATCATCAAAATGGAGTGTAAATGCATTAGACTATATTTTTACAAACCCAATATTTAGAAATAATAGATTTACATCAAATAGTGGAATCCCCGGACCAACAGCGTCAAGATTTACTCGGATGTTACTAGAAAAAGAACTCATAAGGACAATAGAAGAGGCATCAGGGAGAAGACCGGCTCTATACGCTTTTGAACCATTATTAAAATTAGTAAGAGTATAA
- a CDS encoding DNA cytosine methyltransferase, which translates to MENKIIDTMPTEILVVEEPQINIYGEIEPDVLEKSVWDKSVKVEENGYYWKKDPVFTKGGEIPNDKPIIVELFCGCGGTSMGFEMAGFEVVLGCDIHTPSIQTFKANHPNCSTILGDVKKVDPNTIKELLNGRQLDVIIAGVPCQGFSLNNRKRHQEDDRNLMYKEFVKFIEVLQPKVVVLENVSGMKSTGNFVEEIEKDLSRAGRMKVKSKLLYAPDYGVPQKRSRLIFVGVRGEEFDFNNIEKTHGPETGKPYVTIKDAIGDLPSLNPKETKKKYKSEPFSEYQKLMRMNTNGTVQCHTAPNHPKDTIEKIKNTKPGEPMYPKFKQRIRLAWDILSPTQVSGGIRPQFQFGHPEDSRGLTIRERCRIQSFPDDFIVKGGIVQGRVQTGNAVPPLLAKAVALAIKKYL; encoded by the coding sequence ATGGAAAATAAAATAATTGATACAATGCCGACAGAAATTTTAGTTGTTGAAGAGCCTCAAATCAACATTTACGGAGAAATTGAACCAGACGTGTTAGAAAAAAGTGTTTGGGACAAATCTGTAAAAGTTGAAGAGAATGGCTACTATTGGAAAAAAGACCCAGTATTCACTAAAGGTGGAGAAATTCCAAACGACAAACCTATTATTGTTGAATTGTTTTGCGGGTGCGGAGGAACTTCAATGGGATTTGAAATGGCTGGTTTTGAAGTTGTTTTAGGTTGTGATATACACACCCCATCTATTCAAACATTTAAAGCAAATCATCCAAATTGCTCTACAATTTTAGGTGATGTAAAAAAAGTTGACCCAAATACAATTAAAGAACTTCTAAATGGAAGGCAATTAGATGTAATAATCGCTGGTGTACCTTGTCAAGGTTTTTCCCTGAATAACAGAAAGAGACATCAAGAAGATGATAGAAATTTGATGTATAAAGAATTTGTTAAATTTATAGAAGTCCTTCAGCCTAAAGTGGTAGTCTTAGAGAATGTTTCTGGTATGAAAAGTACAGGCAATTTTGTAGAAGAAATTGAAAAAGACTTATCAAGAGCAGGTAGAATGAAAGTCAAAAGTAAACTTCTATATGCTCCTGATTATGGCGTTCCTCAAAAAAGAAGCAGATTAATTTTTGTTGGAGTAAGAGGCGAAGAATTTGATTTTAATAATATTGAGAAAACCCACGGACCAGAAACAGGCAAGCCTTATGTAACTATCAAAGATGCTATAGGCGATTTACCTTCTTTAAATCCTAAAGAGACAAAGAAGAAATATAAGTCAGAGCCTTTTTCAGAATACCAAAAATTAATGAGGATGAATACAAATGGAACTGTTCAATGTCATACTGCACCTAATCATCCTAAAGACACAATTGAGAAAATTAAAAACACGAAACCTGGAGAGCCAATGTATCCAAAGTTCAAACAGAGAATAAGGTTAGCTTGGGATATTTTGAGTCCAACACAAGTTTCTGGAGGAATAAGACCACAATTCCAATTTGGTCATCCAGAAGATTCTAGAGGCTTGACGATAAGAGAAAGATGTAGAATTCAAAGTTTTCCAGATGATTTTATTGTAAAAGGAGGAATTGTTCAAGGTAGAGTTCAGACAGGAAATGCTGTACCTCCTTTATTAGCGAAAGCTGTAGCACTTGCAATTAAAAAGTACTTATAA